The following are encoded together in the Fusarium keratoplasticum isolate Fu6.1 chromosome 1, whole genome shotgun sequence genome:
- a CDS encoding Alternative oxidase: MLSTQIQHAHASRQAAQLGKAAASSFVRTASSSSSLLGCPAVLRVGCAASQQHRLFSSTPATQLRDFFPVKETAHIQKTKPAWPHHAQTYEEMAAVVPAHREPRTKGDWVAWKIVRLARWCMDKATGMDREQQVDKKHPTTSVVAQKPLTEAQWLVRFIFLESIAGVPGMVGGMLRHLGSLRRMKRDNGWIETLLEESYNERMHLLTFMKMCEPGWFMKMMIIGAQGVFFNSLFVSYLISPKIVHRFVGYLEEEAVHTYTRCIKEIEDGNLPKWNDPKFGIPDIAVQYWQMPKEHRTMKDLILYIRADEAVHRGVNHTLGNLNQSEDPNPFVSEFKDREVPRPALKPAGYERADVI; the protein is encoded by the exons ATGCTTTCGACTCAGATCCAGCACGCCCACGCCTCGAGACAAGCTGCACAGCTTGGAAAGGCAGCAGCTTCAAGCTTCGTCCGTACtgcatcctcttcttcctcccttcTTGGATGCCCGGCCGTCCTTAGAGTCGGCTGCGCAGCGAGCCAACAACATCGACTCTTCTCGTCAACACCCGCCACCCAACTCCGTGACTTCTTCCCCGTGAAGGAGACTGCCCATATCCAAAAGACCAAGCCAGCATGGCCTCACCACGCGCAGACATACGAAGAGATGGCTGCTGTCGTACCTGCCCACCGAGAGCCCCGAACCAAAGGTGACTGGGTGGCCTGGAAGATTGTGCGCCTTGCCCGATGGTGCATGGACAAGGCCACGGGCATGGATCGTGAACAACAAGTTGACAAGAAGCACCCAACAACTTCTGTTGTGGCACAGAAGCCTCTTACCGAGGCGCAATGG TTGGTGCGAttcatcttcttggagaGCATCGCCGGAGTCCCAGGCATGGTCGGCGGTATGTTGCGCCATCTCGGAAGCCTTCGACGCATGAAGCGAGACAACGGTTGGATCGAGACACTCCTCGAGGAGAGCTACAACGAGCGGATGCACCTCCTGACATTCATGAAGATGTGCGAGCCTGGCTGGTtcatgaagatgatgatcaTTGGAGCTCAGggcgtcttcttcaacagTCTTTTCGTCTCTTACCTCATCTCCCCTAAGATTGTCCACCGATTTGTCGGATatcttgaggaggaggccgtcCATACCTACACCCGCTgcatcaaggagattgaggacgGTAACCTGCCCAAGTGGAATGACCCCAAGTTTGGCATTCCCGACATTGCTGTCCAG TACTGGCAAATGCCCAAGGAGCACCGAACGATGAAGGACCTGATCCTTTACATCCGGGCTGACGAAGCCGTCCACCGAGGTGTCAACCACACACTCGGTAACCTCAACCAATCCGAAGATCCGAACCCCTTTGTCAGCGAGTTCAAGGACCGAGAGGTTCCCAGGCCTGCCCTAAAGCCCGCTGGATACGAACGAGCCGATGTCATCTAA